A genome region from Variovorax paradoxus includes the following:
- a CDS encoding GlxA family transcriptional regulator, whose amino-acid sequence MDPKPRRPPRQPIRVVFVLLPGSLVLDWAGPAEALRIANQRLRAMGQPERFAIEFASPRPSSMSSVGVEIAGLSPLPTQWDGPGWVVLVGLPGDAIATDNPEAQELLHWLRGLRFERDRLELVTVCAGAVLAAHAGALAGRRATTHHHHLGELRTVEPRCDVVSNRVFVIDPPVYSSAGVTTGIDLILHRIAELCGEALAAQVAQTMVVALRRGPHDPELSPFLAYRNHLHAALHRVQDAVSEQPQADWNVPRMAEVAHTSARHLTRLFVEHAGVAPLAYLRRLRLATAQLALASGASVTRAAEQSGFGSDTQLRRAWHQFGLPGSPSEANPGAGA is encoded by the coding sequence ATGGACCCGAAACCCCGCCGCCCTCCCCGCCAACCCATCCGCGTAGTCTTCGTGCTGCTGCCCGGCAGTCTGGTGCTCGACTGGGCCGGGCCGGCCGAGGCGCTGCGCATCGCCAACCAGCGCCTGCGGGCCATGGGGCAGCCCGAGCGTTTCGCCATCGAGTTCGCGAGCCCCCGGCCGAGCTCGATGAGTTCCGTCGGTGTCGAGATTGCCGGGCTCTCGCCCTTGCCCACGCAATGGGACGGCCCGGGCTGGGTCGTGCTGGTGGGACTTCCCGGCGACGCCATCGCCACCGACAACCCCGAGGCGCAGGAACTGCTGCACTGGCTGCGCGGCCTGCGCTTCGAGCGCGACAGGCTCGAACTGGTGACCGTCTGCGCCGGCGCAGTGCTGGCCGCGCATGCCGGCGCGCTCGCGGGCCGGCGCGCCACCACGCACCACCATCACCTGGGCGAGCTGCGGACGGTGGAGCCGCGCTGCGACGTGGTGAGCAACCGGGTGTTCGTGATCGACCCGCCCGTCTACAGCAGCGCGGGCGTCACGACCGGCATCGACCTGATCCTGCATCGCATCGCCGAACTGTGCGGCGAGGCGCTGGCGGCACAGGTCGCGCAGACGATGGTGGTGGCGCTGCGCCGCGGCCCTCACGACCCGGAGCTGTCGCCGTTCCTGGCCTACCGCAACCATCTGCATGCCGCGCTGCACCGCGTGCAGGATGCCGTCAGCGAACAGCCGCAGGCCGACTGGAACGTGCCGCGCATGGCGGAGGTGGCGCACACCTCGGCGCGGCATCTCACCCGGCTGTTCGTCGAACATGCGGGCGTGGCGCCGCTGGCCTACCTGCGCCGGCTGCGGCTCGCCACGGCGCAACTGGCGCTGGCCTCCGGCGCGAGCGTCACCCGGGCCGCGGAGCAGTCAGGATTCGGCTCCGACACGCAGCTGCGCCGTGCGTGGCACCAGTTCGGGCTGCCCGGCTCGCCGTCGGAGGCGAATCCGGGAGCGGGCGCGTGA